A single genomic interval of Acidimicrobiales bacterium harbors:
- a CDS encoding succinylglutamate desuccinylase/aspartoacylase family protein, which produces MSRAPFTIAETEVRAGRRAKLELPIARLTSGTPVALPVLVIHGTADGPTIWLSAAVHGDELCGVEVIRRVLATVDARNLAGTVIAVPVVNVHGFNTGDRYLPDRRDLNRSFPGSPRGSLASRVANLMMTEIIGRCSMGIDLHTGSDHRVNLPQVRGDLDVPEVRKLADAFAAPLMLHARTRDGSLREAATRAGAATLLFEGGEADRFDEWSIGTGTDGVLRAMQSVGMISDAPAPAHPSRSSRSSAWVRATRSGITHLDVALGDTIGEGDEIAAIHDPFGKRLGTVRSRLAGMVIGHTRHPLVNRGDAIVHIAELEPVMT; this is translated from the coding sequence GTGAGCCGGGCGCCGTTCACCATCGCGGAGACGGAGGTGCGCGCCGGGCGCCGGGCCAAGCTCGAGCTGCCGATCGCCCGCCTCACGTCGGGCACGCCGGTCGCCCTGCCGGTCCTGGTGATCCATGGCACGGCGGACGGTCCGACCATCTGGCTGAGCGCAGCAGTGCACGGAGACGAACTGTGCGGCGTCGAGGTGATCCGTCGTGTCCTCGCCACCGTCGACGCCCGCAACCTGGCCGGGACGGTGATCGCCGTGCCGGTCGTCAACGTGCACGGCTTCAACACCGGCGACCGCTATCTCCCCGACCGCCGCGACCTCAACCGTTCCTTCCCGGGGTCTCCACGCGGATCGCTGGCGTCGCGCGTCGCCAACCTGATGATGACCGAGATCATCGGCCGTTGTTCGATGGGGATCGACCTGCACACGGGGTCCGATCACCGCGTGAACCTGCCCCAGGTCCGGGGCGACCTCGACGTGCCCGAGGTGCGCAAGCTCGCCGATGCATTCGCAGCGCCGCTGATGCTGCACGCCCGCACCCGCGACGGGTCGCTGCGCGAGGCCGCCACGAGGGCGGGCGCGGCCACGCTGTTGTTCGAAGGCGGCGAGGCCGACCGCTTCGACGAGTGGAGCATCGGAACCGGAACCGACGGTGTGTTGCGGGCCATGCAGTCGGTCGGGATGATCAGCGATGCGCCGGCCCCCGCCCATCCGTCACGGTCGTCGCGGTCGTCGGCCTGGGTCCGCGCGACCCGCAGCGGCATCACCCATCTCGACGTCGCACTGGGGGACACCATCGGCGAGGGCGACGAGATCGCGGCCATCCACGACCCGTTCGGGAAGCGACTGGGCACGGTGCGCTCGCGCCTCGCCGGGATGGTCATCGGTCACACCCGCCACCCGCTCGTGAACCGCGGCGACGCGATCGTGCACATCGCCGAACTCGAACCGGTGATGACGTGA
- a CDS encoding RimK family alpha-L-glutamate ligase: MRLAILSRSPNAYSTARLKRAALERGHEVKVLNTLRFAIDLSGDEPDLMYRGRQLSHYDAALPRIGASITFFGLSVVRQLEQMDVYTPNTSAGIANSRDKLRATQILSRHRIGMPATMFVRDRADVLAAIDQVGGAPVVIKLLEGTQGIGVILAPDTKVAEAIIETLQSTKQNVLLQSFVKESRGRDIRALVVGDRVVAAMRRVAQGDEFRSNVHRGGTTEVVELDEQYTEVAVRSAQIMGLRVAGVDMLEGDDGPLVMEVNSSPGLEGIEGATGLDIAGAIIDYIAAQVAFPELDVRQRLTVSSAYGVSELHVREGSDLVGRTIGDSGLRDRDITVLTLTRGTTVIPNPRSSRELEPEDRLLCFGKLESMRDLVPERRRRKARTKVQPLPEDPIEPPDGAVGTP; encoded by the coding sequence ATGAGACTCGCAATCCTGTCCCGCTCCCCCAACGCATACAGCACGGCCCGGCTCAAGCGGGCCGCACTCGAGCGCGGTCACGAGGTCAAGGTTCTCAACACGCTGCGGTTCGCGATCGACCTGTCGGGCGACGAACCCGACCTCATGTACCGGGGGCGACAGCTCTCGCACTACGACGCGGCCCTTCCCCGCATCGGGGCGTCGATCACGTTCTTCGGACTCTCGGTCGTCCGCCAACTCGAGCAGATGGACGTGTACACGCCGAACACCTCGGCGGGCATCGCCAACTCCCGGGACAAGTTGCGGGCCACCCAGATCCTGTCGCGCCACCGCATCGGCATGCCCGCCACCATGTTCGTGCGCGACCGCGCGGACGTACTCGCCGCCATCGACCAGGTCGGCGGCGCTCCCGTCGTCATCAAGCTCCTCGAGGGGACTCAGGGGATCGGCGTGATCCTCGCGCCCGACACCAAGGTCGCCGAAGCGATCATCGAGACGCTGCAGAGCACCAAGCAGAACGTCCTGCTCCAGAGCTTCGTGAAGGAGAGCAGGGGGCGCGACATCCGCGCGCTGGTGGTCGGCGATCGTGTCGTCGCCGCCATGCGGCGGGTGGCCCAGGGCGACGAGTTCCGCTCGAACGTCCACCGCGGCGGAACCACCGAGGTGGTCGAACTCGACGAGCAGTACACCGAGGTCGCCGTGCGCTCAGCACAGATCATGGGGCTACGCGTCGCCGGGGTCGACATGCTCGAAGGCGACGACGGTCCGCTGGTGATGGAGGTCAACTCCTCGCCGGGCCTCGAGGGCATCGAGGGGGCGACCGGCCTCGACATCGCCGGCGCGATCATCGACTACATCGCGGCCCAGGTCGCGTTCCCCGAACTCGACGTCCGCCAGCGGCTCACCGTGAGCTCCGCCTACGGGGTATCGGAACTCCACGTGCGCGAAGGGTCCGACCTCGTCGGACGCACCATCGGCGACTCCGGCCTGCGAGACCGCGACATCACGGTGCTGACCCTGACCCGTGGGACGACCGTGATCCCGAACCCGCGCTCGAGCCGTGAACTCGAACCCGAAGACCGTCTCCTGTGCTTCGGCAAGCTCGAGTCGATGCGCGACCTCGTCCCCGAACGGCGACGGCGCAAGGCGCGCACGAAGGTCCAACCGCTGCCGGAGGACCCCATCGAGCCGCCCGACGGGGCGGTCGGCACACCGTGA
- a CDS encoding RimK/LysX family protein has translation MARRPPRQRPVVGWREWLVLPELCETPLKAKVDTGARTSALHAFRLEVVPGEAGPVASFEMHPVQRSARGAVRVEWPVQGFRRVRSSNGKVESRPVIRTTASVGGITWPIDVTLTSRDAMGFRMLLGRSALKSRFVVDPGRSFLQPAPERIPGE, from the coding sequence ATGGCCCGACGCCCCCCGAGACAACGACCGGTCGTGGGGTGGCGCGAGTGGCTCGTCCTGCCCGAGCTGTGTGAGACGCCACTCAAGGCGAAGGTCGACACCGGTGCGAGGACATCCGCGCTGCACGCGTTCCGCCTCGAGGTCGTTCCCGGCGAGGCCGGGCCGGTCGCCAGCTTCGAGATGCACCCGGTTCAGCGCTCGGCGCGGGGCGCGGTCCGCGTCGAATGGCCCGTGCAGGGCTTCCGGCGGGTCCGGTCGTCCAACGGCAAGGTCGAGAGTCGGCCGGTCATCCGCACCACCGCGAGTGTCGGTGGCATCACCTGGCCGATCGACGTGACGTTGACCTCGCGCGATGCCATGGGTTTCCGGATGCTCCTCGGGCGTTCGGCCCTCAAGTCCCGGTTCGTGGTGGATCCCGGACGTTCCTTCCTCCAGCCCGCCCCCGAAAGGATCCCCGGCGAATGA
- a CDS encoding SRPBCC family protein: MAPRPTTLALSGALAGGVASLVALMATGRLTLDTGWGRTTHALGPLTWEIAAPREMVWQQFTGHYLGRIPREMRDSLEIVERGEDLVVAAHHTDVGPYRAVTVEAVGFEEPERIRFRHLRGPVPHATEEFVLEEIDGQSTRFTYTGEIGLDWWLMGDLAARLAVVPIWTDTVRDHVEKSIEAVTERAQARRRRERRGDPGSAQDDSASNDT; this comes from the coding sequence GTGGCACCACGACCGACGACCCTGGCCCTCAGCGGCGCGCTCGCGGGCGGCGTCGCCAGCCTCGTCGCGCTCATGGCGACGGGGCGGCTGACCCTCGACACGGGCTGGGGGCGCACGACCCATGCGCTGGGTCCGCTCACCTGGGAGATCGCGGCGCCCCGAGAGATGGTCTGGCAGCAGTTCACCGGGCACTACCTGGGTCGGATCCCCCGTGAGATGCGTGACAGTCTCGAGATCGTCGAGCGCGGCGAGGACCTGGTGGTCGCGGCGCACCACACCGACGTGGGCCCGTACCGTGCCGTGACGGTCGAGGCGGTCGGATTCGAAGAACCCGAACGGATCCGGTTCCGTCATCTGCGTGGTCCGGTGCCCCACGCGACCGAGGAGTTCGTCCTCGAGGAGATCGACGGGCAGTCCACGCGCTTCACCTACACCGGCGAGATCGGTCTCGACTGGTGGCTGATGGGCGATCTCGCGGCGCGTCTCGCCGTCGTGCCGATCTGGACCGACACGGTGCGCGACCACGTCGAGAAGTCCATAGAGGCGGTCACCGAACGGGCGCAGGCGCGCCGCCGTCGCGAGCGCCGGGGCGACCCGGGGTCGGCTCAGGACGACTCGGCGAGCAACGACACGTAG
- a CDS encoding methyltransferase domain-containing protein, with amino-acid sequence MSGVQLPVAPGEPADVKSCCGDLWSHPAVQLLAGDAFRPGGTSLTARLVESLELAPDSTALDIGSGTGATLRWLAGAGMTPFGIDVSAGLAAEAASTAAGPVGRADAERLPFVTASFDLVLAECVMSVFPDKRTALAEIRRVLRPGGHLVMSDVVVAGPLPPELDSLLGWIACASGALSTQGWAGLLAEAGFIVATPGDHRRDVADLVAQARRRLAMLQGAVAAGIVPPGLELAPLPGIDLVMPDVASLPIGDALKLGQDVLGRVSAAIDDGTIGYVSLLAESS; translated from the coding sequence ATGAGCGGGGTGCAGCTACCCGTCGCGCCGGGCGAACCGGCCGACGTCAAGTCGTGCTGCGGCGACCTGTGGTCGCATCCCGCGGTCCAGCTCCTCGCAGGGGACGCGTTCCGTCCCGGAGGCACCTCGCTGACGGCCCGGCTGGTCGAATCCCTCGAGCTCGCGCCGGATTCGACCGCGCTCGACATCGGGTCCGGGACCGGCGCGACGCTGCGGTGGCTGGCCGGCGCGGGCATGACCCCGTTCGGAATCGACGTGTCCGCCGGGCTGGCGGCCGAAGCCGCCTCGACCGCAGCCGGCCCCGTCGGACGCGCCGACGCCGAACGTCTCCCGTTCGTCACCGCCTCGTTCGATCTGGTGCTCGCCGAGTGCGTGATGTCGGTCTTCCCCGACAAGCGGACCGCGCTCGCAGAGATTCGCCGGGTGCTGCGCCCCGGGGGCCACCTCGTCATGTCCGACGTCGTCGTGGCGGGCCCGCTCCCGCCCGAACTGGATTCCCTCCTCGGCTGGATCGCCTGCGCCTCGGGAGCGCTGTCGACGCAGGGTTGGGCCGGACTCCTCGCGGAGGCCGGCTTCATCGTCGCCACTCCCGGCGACCACCGGCGCGACGTCGCCGACCTCGTCGCCCAGGCACGGCGACGCCTCGCCATGCTCCAGGGGGCGGTGGCAGCCGGGATCGTCCCACCCGGCCTCGAACTCGCCCCACTGCCGGGAATCGATTTGGTGATGCCCGACGTGGCTTCGCTACCCATCGGCGACGCCCTGAAGCTGGGCCAGGACGTCCTCGGTCGCGTGTCGGCGGCCATCGACGACGGGACGATCGGCTACGTGTCGTTGCTCGCCGAGTCGTCCTGA
- a CDS encoding radical SAM protein, with the protein MATDHHSDSDDVEVLAETSALCPTCLDVLPARTVTHGGKVWLRRTCDTHGFSETLVLSDVEWWRWSRQFVTPGRKPAHLASDTDHGCPHDCGFCDEHLQHSCVTVFEITEACNLTCPACFAGEAHVNHRSLADVEAMARAIVKAEGGQADVVMLSGGEPTIHPQFLEIADMLADHPIRYLVVNTNGVRIARNPGLAAEIAARDMLVYLQFDGFESSTYETLRGDGSLLETKLTALENLADAGARVVLVATVVKGVNDGELAEIIRFGAEHRAVRSVSLQPQFGEGRFVPFDTADRMTLTDVIDSIDRDSTIFSRSDFVPIPCCDPMCTAATYAWVNDGVVTPVTQMVPVETYLSYIENTAMPNLSEVYERDAAEMRAVLMKLYSKSAPAGSSRQADAFMCACEPLIAEMDRVDDLPQQIFAVTIEGFMDRWIFDAERVKNCCISEALPDGRIIPFCAYNTLYRSAPDHRPQPGPVPTAGPGEHSVTIATR; encoded by the coding sequence ATGGCCACTGATCACCACAGCGACTCCGACGACGTGGAGGTGCTGGCGGAGACGAGCGCGCTGTGCCCCACCTGCCTCGACGTGCTCCCGGCCCGCACGGTCACCCACGGCGGGAAGGTCTGGTTGCGGCGGACGTGCGACACGCACGGTTTCTCCGAGACCCTCGTGCTGTCCGACGTCGAGTGGTGGCGGTGGAGCCGCCAGTTCGTGACCCCGGGCCGCAAGCCGGCCCACCTCGCGTCGGACACGGACCACGGCTGTCCCCACGACTGCGGATTCTGCGACGAACACCTCCAGCACAGCTGCGTCACCGTCTTCGAGATCACCGAGGCCTGCAACCTCACCTGCCCGGCCTGCTTCGCGGGCGAAGCGCACGTGAACCACCGCAGCCTCGCGGACGTCGAGGCGATGGCCCGGGCGATCGTCAAGGCCGAAGGCGGCCAGGCGGACGTCGTGATGCTGTCGGGAGGCGAGCCGACGATCCACCCGCAGTTCCTCGAGATCGCCGACATGCTCGCCGACCACCCCATCCGGTACCTGGTTGTGAACACCAACGGTGTGCGGATCGCGCGCAACCCCGGGTTGGCAGCGGAGATCGCAGCACGCGACATGCTCGTGTACCTGCAGTTCGACGGGTTCGAGTCGTCGACCTACGAGACGCTGCGGGGCGACGGCTCCCTCCTCGAGACCAAGTTGACGGCGCTGGAGAACCTCGCGGATGCGGGTGCGCGCGTCGTGCTCGTCGCCACGGTCGTCAAGGGCGTCAACGACGGTGAACTCGCCGAGATCATCCGCTTCGGGGCCGAGCACCGTGCGGTGAGGTCGGTGTCTCTGCAGCCGCAGTTCGGCGAAGGTCGCTTCGTCCCGTTCGACACCGCCGACCGCATGACGCTGACCGACGTCATCGACTCGATCGACCGGGACTCGACGATCTTCTCCCGGTCGGACTTCGTACCGATCCCGTGTTGTGACCCCATGTGCACCGCGGCGACCTACGCGTGGGTGAATGACGGGGTCGTCACACCCGTCACGCAGATGGTGCCGGTGGAGACCTACCTCTCCTACATCGAGAACACCGCCATGCCGAACCTCTCGGAGGTCTACGAGCGCGACGCGGCGGAGATGCGCGCCGTGCTGATGAAGCTCTACTCGAAGTCCGCGCCAGCGGGGAGTAGCCGCCAGGCCGACGCCTTCATGTGCGCGTGCGAACCGCTGATCGCGGAGATGGACCGCGTCGACGACCTGCCACAGCAGATCTTCGCCGTGACGATCGAGGGGTTCATGGACAGGTGGATCTTCGACGCCGAGCGGGTCAAGAACTGCTGCATCTCCGAGGCGCTCCCCGACGGGCGGATCATCCCGTTCTGCGCCTACAACACCCTGTACCGGTCGGCCCCGGACCACCGACCCCAGCCGGGACCCGTCCCGACGGCCGGGCCGGGCGAACACAGCGTCACGATCGCCACACGATGA